A portion of the Nitrospira sp. genome contains these proteins:
- a CDS encoding radical SAM protein — protein MGKSLPILNNPALSGALGSFQQQITQFFTPSKPGANPGDSPADGRTVDDFKPYLVALNLTKRCNLKCDHCYLDATTKAAGGDDELSTEECFRLIDQIAQVNKGCLLVITGGEPLVRPDILDIARHAVKSGFMVVFGTNGMLIDDHMARTLVDIGVMGVGISIDSLDAAKHNAFRGVPGAWEAAVAGIEASKRNGLQFQVHFSAQPMNYQELPAVIEWAHGLGARVLNVFFMVCTGRGEELTDISPAQYEEVLGYLVTCQDNYKGMLVRARCAPHFKRLAYEKDPNSPITKATGYMGGGCLAGTNYARVTPNGELTPCPYMPLSAGNVRQHSFVDLWEQSDIFNSFRYPQLKGKCGDCEYADICGGCRARPYVDHGDWLDEDQWCLYTPKGGEKIKVAFNTPEESEVQWDEASALRLSRIPYFLRAMVKKGVETHAREQHITLITVELMEELRKKRFGNDAPVFKF, from the coding sequence ATGGGTAAATCGCTTCCTATTCTGAATAATCCTGCGCTCTCCGGAGCGCTGGGTTCGTTCCAACAACAGATTACCCAGTTTTTCACCCCATCCAAGCCAGGCGCCAATCCAGGCGACAGTCCCGCGGACGGCAGGACCGTGGATGACTTCAAGCCCTATCTGGTGGCCTTGAATCTGACGAAGCGCTGCAATCTCAAGTGCGACCACTGCTATCTGGATGCCACCACCAAGGCCGCAGGCGGCGACGACGAATTGTCCACCGAAGAATGCTTCCGCCTCATCGATCAGATCGCCCAGGTCAACAAGGGCTGCCTCCTCGTCATCACCGGAGGCGAACCGCTGGTGCGTCCGGACATCCTCGACATCGCCCGTCATGCGGTGAAATCGGGCTTCATGGTGGTGTTCGGGACCAACGGCATGCTCATTGACGACCACATGGCCCGCACGCTTGTGGACATCGGCGTGATGGGGGTCGGGATCAGTATCGATTCCCTGGACGCGGCCAAGCACAACGCCTTCAGAGGGGTGCCCGGGGCCTGGGAGGCTGCGGTCGCCGGCATCGAGGCCAGCAAGCGGAACGGGCTTCAATTCCAAGTCCATTTCAGCGCTCAGCCGATGAACTATCAGGAGCTGCCTGCGGTGATCGAATGGGCGCATGGTTTGGGCGCCAGAGTGCTCAACGTCTTTTTCATGGTCTGCACGGGACGCGGCGAAGAATTGACCGATATCAGCCCCGCTCAGTATGAAGAGGTGCTCGGCTATCTCGTGACCTGCCAGGACAACTACAAGGGGATGCTGGTGCGGGCCCGTTGCGCCCCGCATTTCAAGCGGCTCGCCTACGAAAAGGATCCCAATTCGCCCATCACGAAGGCCACGGGCTACATGGGCGGCGGCTGTCTCGCTGGAACGAACTATGCCCGCGTGACGCCGAACGGCGAGCTCACCCCCTGCCCCTACATGCCCCTGTCCGCCGGTAATGTCCGGCAGCACAGTTTCGTCGACCTCTGGGAGCAGTCGGACATTTTCAATTCGTTCCGCTATCCGCAGCTGAAGGGCAAGTGCGGCGACTGCGAATATGCCGACATCTGCGGTGGCTGCCGAGCCCGGCCCTATGTCGATCACGGGGATTGGCTGGACGAAGATCAGTGGTGCCTGTACACACCCAAGGGGGGAGAGAAGATCAAGGTCGCCTTCAATACGCCGGAAGAGTCCGAAGTCCAGTGGGACGAGGCCTCCGCGCTACGGTTGAGTCGCATCCCTTACTTCCTCAGGGCGATGGTGAAGAAGGGTGTCGAAACGCACGCTCGCGAACAGCACATCACACTCATCACGGTGGAGTTGATGGAGGAATTGCGCAAGAAGCGGTTCGGGAACGACGCCCCTGTATTCAAGTTTTAG
- a CDS encoding radical SAM protein: MNSILYIFLPCKKVYPIGITYLADFIHRRRPDVRQQILDLSLYPISQRSQAIRDAATVFRPDLVCFSWRDIQIFSPHEGDSSLEHAFNFYFASNPLKRIVASIEGVKQLYRYYRHIYTILSYPWLIRKEFPKSQIMIGGGAFTAFADQLIDKLPEGSIGLLGEGEDAILKLIEGRSIEDERYIVKENGRVRKGQQGSPALLDALTVDLPYLTSIFPQYREYQGEAIGVQTKRGCPYDCAFCLYPYIEGKRVRYRPPDMVVKDIAQHYHQWGARRFWFTDAQFITGKEAYPQCTEILERIISEKMEIEWSGYIRTSLITPDLAKLMVRSGVGDLEVAITSGSQEILNNLHMGFKLERLYDGCRYLAEAGFKGKVILNYSLNSPKETEDTLLQSVEAYKTVAAILGEERVFPLMFFLGIQPNTDLEQRLLEEGYLSAGYNPLMLTPTSIRKLLYNPAPLNKIIAKACLKAWERKSGSRDPRKWTGSLSQTSADSGPYADANLARGIEGNSGRDALLSLEEILRTSKSRAASHSEEKSLTASST; the protein is encoded by the coding sequence ATGAACTCGATTCTCTACATTTTCCTCCCCTGCAAGAAGGTCTATCCGATCGGGATTACCTATCTGGCCGACTTCATTCACCGCCGCAGGCCTGACGTCCGCCAGCAGATTCTGGACCTGTCGCTCTATCCGATCTCACAGCGGAGTCAAGCGATCAGGGACGCGGCTACGGTGTTCCGGCCGGACCTGGTCTGCTTTTCATGGCGCGACATCCAGATCTTTTCTCCCCATGAAGGAGATTCCTCGCTGGAACATGCGTTCAACTTCTACTTTGCGAGCAATCCACTCAAGCGCATCGTCGCGTCGATCGAAGGCGTGAAGCAGCTCTACCGTTATTACCGCCACATCTATACGATCTTGTCCTATCCCTGGCTCATCCGAAAAGAATTCCCCAAGTCTCAGATCATGATCGGCGGCGGCGCCTTCACCGCCTTTGCCGATCAATTGATCGACAAGCTGCCGGAAGGCTCCATCGGCCTCCTGGGCGAAGGAGAGGACGCGATTCTCAAGTTGATCGAAGGCCGGTCCATCGAGGACGAACGCTACATTGTCAAGGAAAACGGCCGGGTGAGAAAGGGACAGCAAGGCTCGCCGGCGTTGCTCGACGCGCTCACGGTGGATCTGCCCTATCTGACGTCGATCTTCCCGCAGTACCGCGAGTATCAGGGAGAGGCCATCGGCGTCCAGACCAAGCGAGGCTGTCCGTACGACTGCGCCTTCTGCCTCTATCCTTATATTGAAGGCAAGCGAGTCCGGTATCGACCGCCCGACATGGTGGTGAAGGACATCGCGCAACATTACCATCAATGGGGCGCACGCCGCTTCTGGTTCACCGACGCACAGTTCATTACTGGGAAAGAAGCCTATCCCCAGTGCACGGAGATCCTCGAGCGCATCATCAGCGAGAAGATGGAGATCGAATGGTCCGGCTATATCCGGACCTCCCTGATCACCCCAGACTTAGCGAAATTGATGGTCCGGTCCGGCGTGGGAGATCTGGAAGTGGCGATCACCTCGGGATCGCAGGAAATCCTCAACAACCTGCACATGGGCTTCAAGCTCGAACGACTGTATGACGGATGCCGGTACCTTGCAGAGGCTGGCTTCAAGGGCAAGGTGATCCTGAACTACTCGCTGAACAGCCCCAAGGAAACCGAGGACACCTTGTTGCAGAGCGTCGAGGCCTACAAGACCGTGGCAGCTATTTTAGGCGAAGAGCGGGTGTTCCCCCTGATGTTCTTCCTCGGCATCCAGCCGAATACGGACTTGGAGCAGCGATTGCTGGAGGAAGGGTATCTCTCGGCCGGCTACAACCCGCTGATGCTGACGCCGACGAGCATCAGGAAGCTACTGTATAACCCGGCGCCGCTCAACAAGATCATCGCCAAGGCTTGCCTCAAGGCCTGGGAGCGCAAGAGCGGGAGCCGCGACCCCCGCAAATGGACCGGTTCCTTGTCGCAAACCTCGGCAGACTCCGGACCCTATGCCGACGCCAACCTCGCCCGCGGCATCGAAGGCAATTCCGGACGGGATGCGTTGCTGTCTCTTGAAGAGATCCTACGAACCTCCAAGTCCCGCGCTGCATCGCACTCCGAAGAAAAATCTCTGACGGCCTCCTCCACATAA
- a CDS encoding DEAD/DEAH box helicase family protein produces MALHPRFPTSPYEPLIPDQRWFPADETLRTTAYDKLLPPLVAKVREEVFAWRANGYAGASTTSVALLRYWFETEHLIENADGSRSPFRYYFAQREAVETVIWLFEVRRARDKYDLMRFDASGAVSTGMFDEDWPRYMLKMATGAGKTKVLSLLIAWSFFHKLYETDSALSRNFLVIAPNIIVLDRLRADFDGLKIFFNDPILPPNGHEGRNWRDDFQLTLHIQDDVRVVRETGNLFLTNIHRVFLGDVTDPSLEDDDLRDYFLAPFGPKPVGKTTDSRTDLGEIVREVEELAVFNDEAHHIHDPKMAWFKSIQDIHHKMLQKDRRLALQVDVTATPRHNNGAIFVQTVSDYPLVEAIHQNVVKHPILPDAASRARLTEKTSALFTEKYDDYLRLGIEEWRKSFTEHQALGKKAVLFVMVDDTRNCDEVGAYLEKICPELQGGVLVIHTKNNGEISEAASGKSKEELETLRKQANEIDTWKSPYKAIVSVLMLKEGWDVRNVTVICGLRAYAAMSDILPEQTIGRGLRRMYFGNDLVRETVSVMGTPKFMDFVESIQAEGVSLELVPMGGGASRQDSLIVEVDTENPDKNLDELDIPLPKLTRRFHRDYKDLDALDPSALGHRPSPLKPFTPEETREIVFKTMLDSEIHHTIQLDGSGPADYRSVVAFFARQLLKDLRLVGGYDVLYGKMKTFMRDHLFAGSPVNLEDPVVLRNLSEPDVAKTLYDAFKTAINALTIQDRGATRIEDRIRLRETRPFRTQHRPFLAAKKSLFTKTVGEPHSGGFELSFAAFLESAKDVAAFAKNYLAVGFKLDYVKADGDLSTYTPDFLVRTTDGVTWIVETKGRAELDLPQKMARLKQWCADATAAEENGQRYDFVFVDQTGFEKHSPTTFAALAASFTEYRS; encoded by the coding sequence ATGGCCCTTCATCCACGCTTCCCAACCTCTCCGTACGAGCCACTCATTCCCGATCAGCGCTGGTTTCCTGCCGACGAAACGCTCCGCACAACGGCGTACGACAAACTGCTTCCGCCTCTTGTTGCGAAAGTCCGCGAGGAAGTCTTCGCCTGGCGAGCCAATGGATACGCCGGCGCCTCCACCACCTCGGTCGCCCTGCTCCGTTATTGGTTCGAGACCGAGCACCTGATCGAAAACGCCGATGGGTCGCGCTCCCCCTTCCGCTACTACTTCGCTCAGCGGGAGGCGGTCGAGACGGTCATCTGGCTGTTCGAGGTTCGCCGTGCCCGCGATAAATACGATCTGATGCGGTTCGATGCGTCGGGCGCGGTCTCAACCGGCATGTTCGATGAGGACTGGCCTCGCTACATGTTGAAGATGGCGACCGGCGCGGGAAAAACGAAAGTGCTCTCCCTGCTCATCGCCTGGAGCTTTTTTCATAAACTGTACGAGACAGACTCTGCCCTCTCGCGTAATTTCCTGGTCATCGCCCCAAACATCATTGTGCTCGATCGGTTGCGGGCCGATTTCGACGGCCTGAAAATCTTCTTCAACGATCCGATTCTTCCTCCTAATGGACACGAAGGCCGCAACTGGCGAGACGACTTTCAGCTCACGCTCCATATCCAGGACGACGTGCGCGTCGTCCGAGAAACCGGCAATCTGTTCCTAACCAACATTCACCGCGTCTTTCTCGGCGACGTGACCGATCCGTCGCTGGAAGACGACGACCTGCGCGATTACTTTCTCGCGCCGTTCGGTCCCAAGCCCGTCGGCAAGACCACCGACAGCCGAACCGACCTCGGCGAGATCGTCCGTGAGGTGGAAGAACTGGCCGTCTTCAACGACGAGGCGCACCATATTCACGACCCCAAGATGGCTTGGTTCAAATCCATTCAGGATATTCATCACAAGATGCTTCAGAAAGACCGTCGCCTGGCCTTGCAAGTGGACGTGACGGCGACGCCGCGCCATAACAACGGCGCGATCTTCGTCCAGACGGTGTCCGACTATCCGCTCGTCGAAGCCATTCACCAGAATGTCGTCAAGCATCCCATCCTGCCGGACGCCGCCAGCCGCGCCAGGCTGACGGAGAAAACGAGCGCCCTCTTCACCGAGAAATACGACGACTATCTCAGACTGGGCATCGAGGAATGGCGAAAGAGCTTTACGGAGCACCAGGCGCTCGGCAAGAAAGCCGTGCTCTTCGTGATGGTGGACGACACGCGCAACTGCGATGAAGTGGGCGCCTATCTCGAAAAGATTTGTCCCGAATTACAAGGCGGCGTGCTCGTCATCCACACCAAGAACAACGGCGAAATTTCCGAAGCCGCGTCCGGGAAGAGCAAGGAGGAACTCGAAACGCTCCGCAAGCAAGCCAACGAGATCGACACCTGGAAGTCACCCTACAAAGCCATCGTCTCCGTCCTCATGCTCAAGGAGGGCTGGGACGTGCGCAACGTCACCGTGATCTGCGGCCTGCGCGCCTATGCCGCGATGAGCGACATCCTCCCCGAACAAACCATCGGACGCGGCCTACGCCGGATGTATTTCGGCAACGATCTGGTGCGGGAAACGGTCTCCGTCATGGGCACGCCCAAGTTTATGGACTTCGTCGAATCCATCCAGGCGGAGGGTGTCAGTCTCGAACTGGTGCCGATGGGGGGCGGTGCCTCGCGCCAGGATTCCCTCATCGTCGAAGTGGATACGGAGAATCCCGACAAGAACCTCGACGAATTGGACATTCCACTGCCCAAACTCACCCGCCGCTTCCACCGGGACTACAAGGACCTCGATGCGCTCGACCCGTCGGCCCTGGGCCACAGACCTTCGCCGCTGAAGCCCTTCACCCCGGAAGAAACGCGCGAGATCGTCTTCAAAACCATGCTCGACTCGGAGATTCACCATACCATTCAACTCGACGGCTCCGGCCCCGCCGACTATCGCTCCGTGGTCGCGTTCTTCGCCCGCCAATTACTCAAGGATCTGCGCCTCGTCGGCGGCTACGATGTGCTGTATGGAAAGATGAAGACCTTCATGCGCGACCATCTGTTCGCCGGCTCACCGGTCAATCTTGAAGACCCGGTCGTCCTCCGCAATCTGTCCGAACCGGATGTCGCCAAGACGCTGTACGATGCCTTCAAGACTGCCATCAATGCGCTGACCATTCAGGACCGCGGCGCCACGCGCATCGAAGACAGGATTCGACTGCGGGAAACGCGCCCCTTTCGCACCCAACATCGCCCATTCCTCGCCGCCAAGAAATCTCTCTTCACCAAAACCGTCGGCGAGCCTCACTCAGGCGGGTTCGAGCTGTCGTTCGCGGCCTTCCTGGAATCGGCGAAGGACGTGGCGGCCTTCGCCAAGAACTACCTCGCAGTCGGCTTCAAACTCGACTATGTGAAGGCCGACGGGGATCTGTCCACCTATACGCCGGATTTCCTCGTCCGGACAACCGACGGCGTCACCTGGATCGTCGAGACCAAGGGGCGGGCTGAATTGGACTTGCCGCAGAAGATGGCCCGGCTCAAGCAATGGTGCGCCGACGCCACTGCCGCCGAGGAGAACGGACAACGATACGATTTCGTCTTCGTCGATCAAACCGGCTTCGAGAAGCACAGCCCGACCACCTTCGCTGCGCTCGCCGCGAGTTTCACGGAATACAGGTCATGA
- a CDS encoding universal stress protein — protein sequence MYKTIYVPVDNSDHSNTAVDMGVHLAKAFGSKIVGSHVYAAKMHDKRFKQMEAGLPEEYHDEKELDRQRQIHDSLITRGLQIITDSYLDYVDKRCNEANLPVERRSLEGRNWKVLAEDINTNAYDLVIMGALGVGAVKDSVIGSNTERVVRRVRNSDMLIIKNIQPFAGGKIVVAVDGSPYSFGGLMTGLSLGKAFNMPVEVISAFDPYFHYAAFHSISGVLNEEAGKVFRFKEQEKLHEEIIDSGLAKIYQSHLDISREIAQAEQTDVKTTLLDGKAFEKIIQYVRKDVPALLIVGRIGVHSDEDMDVGSNTENLLRSAPCNVLVSNRKYVPPIDTQAEYTIAWTEEALRRMEKIPVFARGVAKTAIHRYAIEKGHTIISNTVVDAAVGHILPKGAMDAMRALGGNLEAAGIDRDKMQADDAVAKDLMGSTLSGMMTQVVEEKPKNSEATQAYLDRMSQNYFVCDGCGYIGKGDTPVKCPVCGAEGARFKQVDKSIFDAAAKSEGGLETDLAYDDVPMQWTKDAKEAIRAVPAGFQRRRAKAKIEKSARKLGMTTITLEYAAPMIKEAAEEDYQPIFANKGAGTSAEAEAKLAAVSADETHENGRSESSPYTWTPDAQARLDRAPEGFMRDCTKALIIKHAEKLGVTMITLEVANEGIEQAKGYMAEAMKTGNLKDMIANLTGKGSA from the coding sequence ATGTATAAGACGATCTATGTTCCGGTCGATAATTCCGACCATTCCAACACCGCCGTCGATATGGGGGTGCACCTGGCCAAGGCGTTCGGCTCGAAGATCGTGGGCAGCCATGTCTATGCCGCGAAAATGCATGACAAACGCTTCAAACAGATGGAAGCGGGTCTCCCTGAGGAGTACCACGACGAAAAGGAACTCGACCGGCAGCGCCAAATCCATGATTCACTGATTACCCGCGGGCTGCAGATCATCACCGACTCCTATCTCGATTACGTCGACAAGCGGTGCAACGAGGCGAACCTGCCGGTCGAGCGACGGTCGCTTGAAGGCCGCAACTGGAAGGTCCTGGCCGAGGACATCAACACCAATGCGTACGATCTCGTCATCATGGGCGCCTTGGGGGTCGGAGCGGTGAAGGACAGCGTGATCGGCAGCAACACCGAACGGGTGGTCCGCCGTGTCCGCAATTCGGACATGCTCATCATCAAGAATATCCAACCGTTCGCCGGCGGGAAGATCGTCGTCGCTGTGGACGGCAGTCCCTATTCCTTCGGCGGCCTCATGACCGGGCTCTCGCTGGGCAAGGCCTTCAACATGCCGGTCGAGGTGATTTCGGCCTTCGATCCGTACTTCCATTACGCGGCCTTCCATAGTATTTCCGGCGTCCTGAACGAGGAGGCCGGCAAGGTATTCCGCTTCAAGGAACAGGAAAAGCTGCACGAAGAGATCATTGACAGCGGCCTGGCTAAGATTTACCAGTCGCACCTCGACATTTCGCGCGAGATCGCCCAGGCGGAGCAGACCGACGTCAAGACCACGCTGCTCGACGGCAAGGCGTTCGAAAAGATCATTCAATACGTCCGCAAGGACGTTCCCGCCCTGTTGATCGTCGGCCGGATCGGCGTCCACAGCGACGAGGACATGGACGTCGGCAGCAACACGGAAAATCTGCTCCGAAGCGCGCCCTGCAACGTCCTGGTGTCCAACCGCAAGTATGTGCCCCCGATCGATACGCAGGCCGAATACACGATCGCCTGGACGGAAGAAGCCTTGCGGCGCATGGAGAAGATCCCCGTATTCGCGCGCGGCGTGGCCAAAACGGCGATTCACCGGTATGCCATCGAAAAGGGCCACACGATCATCAGCAACACGGTCGTGGACGCGGCCGTCGGCCACATTCTGCCGAAGGGTGCGATGGACGCGATGCGGGCTCTCGGCGGGAACCTCGAGGCCGCCGGCATCGACCGCGACAAGATGCAGGCCGATGATGCGGTCGCGAAGGATCTCATGGGATCGACGCTCAGCGGCATGATGACCCAGGTCGTCGAGGAGAAGCCGAAGAACTCAGAAGCGACCCAGGCCTATCTCGATCGCATGAGCCAGAACTATTTCGTGTGCGATGGATGCGGGTACATCGGGAAGGGCGACACGCCGGTGAAATGCCCCGTCTGCGGCGCCGAAGGCGCCAGGTTCAAGCAAGTCGACAAGAGCATCTTCGACGCGGCCGCCAAGTCCGAAGGCGGCCTCGAAACCGATCTGGCTTACGATGACGTGCCGATGCAATGGACCAAGGACGCCAAGGAAGCCATCCGGGCTGTTCCAGCCGGATTTCAACGGCGACGGGCGAAGGCCAAGATCGAAAAGAGCGCCCGCAAGCTGGGCATGACCACCATCACGCTCGAATACGCCGCGCCGATGATCAAGGAAGCTGCGGAAGAAGACTACCAGCCGATCTTCGCCAATAAGGGCGCAGGCACTTCGGCGGAAGCCGAGGCCAAGCTGGCTGCGGTGAGCGCCGACGAGACGCATGAGAACGGCCGGTCCGAATCCTCACCCTACACCTGGACGCCCGACGCCCAGGCCAGACTGGACCGCGCTCCGGAAGGATTCATGCGGGATTGCACCAAAGCGCTCATCATCAAGCATGCCGAAAAGCTCGGGGTGACGATGATCACGTTGGAGGTCGCCAACGAAGGCATCGAGCAGGCCAAGGGCTATATGGCCGAGGCCATGAAGACCGGCAACTTGAAGGACATGATCGCCAACCTCACCGGAAAAGGAAGTGCCTAA
- a CDS encoding putative DNA binding domain-containing protein: protein MTETELQQVLQHLLTGWESECVEFKDANDNFSTSDIGKYFSALSNEANLRGLSAAWLVFGVDNTTRQVVGTEYRRERERLHSLKHQIAQGTDPSTSFREIHEIHTPSGRVVLFEIPAAPRGIPIAWQTHFYARTGSSLTGLSIAKQDEIRAQGLADDWSAIVVTQAVLADLDPEALAKARAIFAARHSSRIPEATIRAWDDAAFLEQAKLTVRGGITRACLLLLGREQATTLLNPHVAEMTWKLEGPERGYDHFHPPFLLNTSRLFQRIRNLRLSLLPPGQLIPVDIQKYDEKIVLEALHNCIAHQDYTRCERILVIERLGELEFQNAGEFYDGTPDDYIRANRSPRRYRNRFLAEAMVTLRMIDTLGFGIREVMWKGQASRYLPLPDYDLSEPGHVTLRIQGRFIDENYSRALLTHADLPWLDVLALDTVQKGGLPEDALVQDLRHRGLIEGRKPKLHVAADVAAATDTQAEYIRHRAFDDRYFCDLILDFLKTFEQGQRSDFERLLTGKLSDLLSGKQKARKINNLLQRLRREGKVVTDGRTKGATWRLTTID, encoded by the coding sequence ATGACCGAGACGGAACTCCAGCAAGTCTTGCAGCACCTTCTCACCGGGTGGGAAAGCGAGTGCGTGGAGTTCAAGGACGCCAACGACAACTTTTCCACGTCCGACATCGGCAAGTATTTTTCGGCCCTGAGCAACGAGGCCAATCTGCGCGGCTTGTCCGCCGCGTGGCTCGTGTTTGGCGTGGACAACACCACGCGCCAGGTAGTCGGCACCGAGTACCGACGCGAACGGGAGCGGCTGCATAGCCTGAAACACCAGATCGCCCAGGGTACAGATCCGTCCACCAGCTTCCGTGAAATCCATGAGATTCACACTCCATCCGGGCGGGTGGTGTTATTTGAAATTCCCGCCGCGCCGCGCGGCATTCCCATCGCATGGCAAACTCACTTCTATGCCCGGACCGGGTCCAGCCTCACCGGTCTCAGCATTGCCAAGCAGGACGAAATCCGCGCCCAAGGTCTGGCCGATGACTGGTCTGCCATTGTCGTCACGCAGGCTGTTCTCGCCGACCTTGATCCCGAGGCCTTGGCAAAAGCCCGCGCTATCTTTGCTGCACGGCATTCCAGCCGCATCCCTGAGGCCACCATCCGCGCCTGGGACGACGCCGCCTTTCTTGAACAGGCCAAGTTGACCGTGCGGGGCGGCATCACCCGTGCGTGTCTGCTCCTGCTGGGCCGGGAACAGGCCACTACACTGCTCAACCCTCATGTGGCCGAGATGACGTGGAAACTCGAAGGCCCTGAACGCGGGTACGATCATTTCCATCCGCCTTTCTTGCTTAACACATCGCGGCTCTTCCAGCGCATTCGCAATCTGCGCCTCTCGCTGTTGCCGCCGGGTCAGCTGATCCCGGTGGACATCCAGAAATACGACGAAAAGATCGTGCTCGAAGCCCTCCACAACTGCATCGCCCATCAGGATTACACCCGCTGCGAACGAATCCTGGTCATCGAGCGGCTTGGTGAACTCGAATTTCAGAACGCCGGCGAGTTTTACGACGGCACACCCGACGATTACATCCGCGCCAACCGTTCGCCCCGCCGGTATCGCAATCGTTTCCTCGCCGAAGCTATGGTCACGCTGCGCATGATTGATACCCTGGGCTTCGGCATCCGCGAGGTCATGTGGAAGGGGCAGGCTAGCCGCTACCTGCCGTTGCCTGATTATGATTTGTCCGAGCCGGGTCACGTCACACTCCGCATCCAGGGTCGCTTCATTGACGAAAATTACAGCCGCGCTCTGCTCACCCATGCCGATCTTCCGTGGCTGGACGTGCTGGCGCTCGACACCGTTCAAAAAGGCGGCCTGCCGGAAGATGCGCTCGTGCAAGACCTCCGCCACCGTGGGCTGATTGAAGGCCGCAAACCCAAGCTCCATGTTGCGGCCGATGTTGCCGCCGCGACGGACACCCAGGCGGAATACATCCGACACCGGGCCTTCGATGACCGGTATTTCTGTGATCTGATTCTTGATTTCCTGAAAACCTTCGAGCAAGGGCAGCGATCTGATTTTGAACGTCTCCTGACGGGAAAGCTTTCTGACCTGCTGTCCGGCAAGCAGAAAGCCAGAAAAATTAACAATCTCCTCCAACGCCTTCGTCGGGAGGGCAAAGTGGTTACCGATGGCCGCACCAAAGGGGCTACCTGGCGATTGACTACGATTGACTAG
- a CDS encoding DUF4149 domain-containing protein — MDALESITTDLNQLIPIVNHWFHLLSAVIWIGGLAFLVMAVTPGLQKAVPRQQIKPITDIFYQHYKKVAGILLIVLLFTGGINLHYVNQVLLSQTGAGVQHHAKYLMVFFIKLFLVLCLLTLFLYTVIFKSEDDDDEAEAYEVIPFQRAALWMGFFIILCAAAMKHLHQ; from the coding sequence ATGGACGCATTAGAAAGTATCACCACCGATCTCAACCAGCTGATTCCGATCGTCAACCACTGGTTCCACCTCCTGTCCGCGGTCATTTGGATCGGAGGTCTCGCGTTTCTTGTCATGGCGGTGACCCCTGGGCTGCAAAAGGCCGTTCCACGTCAACAAATCAAACCGATCACGGATATCTTCTATCAGCACTACAAGAAAGTCGCCGGCATCCTACTGATCGTTCTGCTGTTCACCGGAGGTATCAATCTGCACTACGTGAACCAGGTGCTGCTGTCCCAGACCGGCGCCGGGGTACAGCATCATGCCAAGTATCTGATGGTGTTCTTCATCAAACTATTTCTCGTGCTCTGCCTCCTGACTCTCTTCCTCTACACGGTCATCTTTAAATCCGAGGACGACGATGACGAGGCGGAAGCCTACGAAGTCATTCCATTTCAGCGGGCCGCACTCTGGATGGGCTTCTTCATCATCCTCTGCGCTGCTGCCATGAAACACCTCCACCAGTAG
- a CDS encoding class I SAM-dependent methyltransferase codes for MPQTQPPSDAEARTISTWSGEAREQAVQRMFTAIAGVYDLNNTLLSFGLHHRWKKRTASLVPLVEKGTALDVGAGTADLALLLEPRMGARGRVVASDLNHAMLAEGLKKVGVKGLAGKITCLQANAEHLGFADDSFDAVTTGFCMRNVGNLSQAVGEIRRVMKPGGTFVCLEFSRPVFGWLRALYDWYSFTLLPWIGTKVARDKTGVYEYLPASIRTFPDQERLCQIMREAGFREVSYRNLSGGIVAIHIAIK; via the coding sequence GTGCCGCAGACGCAACCACCGTCCGACGCGGAGGCCCGCACCATCTCAACCTGGTCGGGCGAAGCCCGCGAGCAGGCCGTGCAGCGGATGTTCACGGCGATCGCCGGCGTCTATGATCTGAACAACACGCTGCTGAGCTTCGGACTCCACCACCGTTGGAAAAAGCGTACGGCCTCGCTCGTCCCGCTCGTTGAGAAGGGTACGGCGCTCGACGTCGGCGCCGGTACGGCTGACCTGGCGCTCTTGCTGGAGCCCCGCATGGGCGCACGGGGACGGGTCGTCGCCTCCGACCTGAACCATGCCATGCTGGCGGAAGGCCTGAAGAAGGTCGGCGTCAAGGGATTGGCGGGGAAGATCACCTGCCTGCAGGCGAACGCCGAGCATTTGGGATTTGCCGACGATAGCTTTGACGCGGTCACGACCGGCTTTTGCATGCGCAACGTCGGCAATCTCTCCCAGGCCGTGGGAGAGATTCGCCGGGTGATGAAACCGGGCGGCACGTTCGTCTGCCTGGAATTTTCCCGACCGGTGTTCGGATGGCTCCGCGCCCTGTACGATTGGTATTCGTTTACCTTGCTGCCGTGGATCGGCACGAAGGTCGCCCGCGACAAAACCGGCGTATACGAATACCTCCCGGCCTCGATCCGGACGTTTCCCGATCAGGAACGGCTCTGCCAAATCATGCGCGAGGCCGGCTTCCGAGAGGTCTCCTATCGAAACCTCTCCGGCGGGATTGTGGCGATACATATTGCGATAAAATAA